One genomic window of Synergistes jonesii includes the following:
- a CDS encoding FGGY-family carbohydrate kinase yields MGKYYIAFDCGTMGTKTALYGIDSARVAEAYRENKISYPRPGWAEMDANCFVENVRDGVRECLAKSGINPAEVRAVAASGIICGIVGIDEKWRPVTPFVPYLDNRASGEAAWVRENVEPVWTEESGNAIVDEFMPPMILRWFLNEYKGFRESAVKVVNNGPFVLGTLAGLSAKDAFLDWATMSGWLIGYDAKKRDWSHKQIEALGIPMEMLPRVVKPWDVVGYLCKAEAEKMGLPPGIPIAAGAGDTMQSALASGLLEPGLATDVAGTASIFAVAVKEADSRITAAPGMMFAMGTLRDAYFYWSMIRAGGLSLRWFRDNVANRAGDPMFYAEMDTLAGDVPAGSRGLLFYPYLQGAGPDMPGACGVFAGLFGVSDRAAMWRSILEAIAFEYAQMIKIYRECGIPLNEIIGTEGGSKSPLWTQIKADILGGAYNIPTRSEGGLMADVAVAAHAVGDIKDIKETMRRWVTFRARFEPDAKSAEIYGKVFAERQRLLAGPMKELFAGLAKVRNI; encoded by the coding sequence ATGGGCAAGTATTATATCGCGTTCGACTGCGGCACGATGGGGACGAAGACGGCGCTCTACGGCATCGACTCGGCGCGCGTCGCCGAGGCTTACAGGGAAAATAAAATTTCCTATCCGCGCCCGGGCTGGGCCGAGATGGACGCCAACTGCTTCGTCGAAAACGTGCGCGACGGCGTGCGCGAATGCCTCGCGAAATCCGGGATAAATCCGGCCGAGGTGCGCGCCGTAGCCGCGAGCGGCATAATATGCGGCATCGTCGGGATAGACGAAAAATGGCGCCCCGTAACGCCCTTCGTCCCCTACCTAGACAACCGCGCAAGCGGGGAAGCCGCGTGGGTGCGCGAAAACGTAGAGCCCGTATGGACCGAAGAGAGCGGCAACGCCATCGTAGACGAATTTATGCCGCCGATGATACTCCGCTGGTTCCTCAACGAATATAAAGGTTTCCGCGAAAGCGCGGTCAAGGTGGTCAACAACGGCCCATTCGTGCTCGGCACGCTCGCGGGGCTCTCCGCGAAGGACGCCTTCCTCGACTGGGCAACGATGTCCGGCTGGCTGATAGGCTACGACGCCAAGAAGCGCGACTGGTCGCACAAACAGATAGAAGCGCTCGGCATCCCGATGGAGATGCTGCCGCGCGTAGTAAAGCCGTGGGATGTGGTCGGATATCTCTGCAAAGCCGAGGCCGAGAAGATGGGACTTCCGCCGGGCATCCCGATCGCCGCTGGCGCCGGCGACACGATGCAGTCGGCGCTCGCCTCGGGGCTTCTCGAACCTGGCCTCGCTACGGATGTCGCCGGCACCGCGTCGATATTCGCGGTCGCCGTCAAAGAGGCGGACAGCAGGATAACCGCGGCTCCCGGGATGATGTTCGCGATGGGCACGCTGCGGGACGCTTATTTCTATTGGAGCATGATACGCGCGGGCGGGCTTTCGCTGCGCTGGTTCCGCGACAACGTCGCGAACCGCGCCGGAGACCCGATGTTTTACGCGGAGATGGACACGCTCGCGGGGGACGTTCCGGCCGGCTCGCGCGGACTGCTCTTCTATCCGTACCTGCAGGGCGCAGGTCCCGACATGCCGGGCGCCTGCGGCGTCTTCGCCGGGCTTTTCGGCGTCAGCGACAGGGCCGCGATGTGGCGCTCGATACTCGAAGCGATAGCCTTCGAATACGCTCAGATGATAAAAATTTACCGCGAATGCGGGATCCCGCTGAACGAGATAATCGGCACCGAAGGCGGCAGCAAGAGCCCGCTGTGGACGCAGATAAAGGCCGACATCTTAGGTGGCGCTTACAACATACCGACGAGGAGCGAGGGCGGGCTTATGGCCGACGTCGCCGTCGCGGCGCACGCCGTCGGCGACATAAAGGACATCAAAGAGACGATGCGGCGGTGGGTAACCTTCCGAGCGCGCTTCGAGCCGGACGCTAAGAGCGCTGAAATATACGGCAAAGTTTTCGCCGAGCGCCAGCGCCTTCTTGCGGGACCGATGAAAGAGCTCTTCGCCGGGCTCGCGAAGGTCAGAAACATCTAA
- a CDS encoding C45 family autoproteolytic acyltransferase/hydolase — translation METFEKGSKIKNGKLNILDLYGTWREMGRQYGALARPELRHIYDAAMTKLLNDAPDRQLVCQKAEKFVANYPFRFKEILRGMAETSGLSPEDLNLINALEVIASSELVSPQCSGIAAWGDYSAGPLVYGRNYDYLPWFKELSEDLALVAFHPADGSLSVAALGYAGEIYAVNAMNETGLFLELNNGMPSGGALWYDSRVPAVAALFGFMFDCSTLDEIESAFQTTRANFAYIVGVADGQTARCFEWPVFDVKLRLSHSRPGLTVLTNHFTEFSWGLPRPDDKTYWMTRTRRQNLLNLAKHFKGTINETVMKNIMDTKIDELGATTEQTLYQLVAVPERYELWFKIPEEQEWTQIDMKSILKPRED, via the coding sequence ATGGAAACTTTTGAAAAGGGCTCGAAGATAAAAAACGGCAAACTGAACATACTGGATCTGTACGGCACATGGCGCGAGATGGGACGCCAGTACGGCGCGCTCGCCCGGCCGGAGCTGCGCCACATCTACGACGCCGCGATGACGAAGCTTTTGAACGACGCGCCCGACCGGCAACTCGTCTGCCAGAAAGCCGAAAAATTCGTCGCTAATTACCCGTTCCGCTTCAAAGAGATTCTGCGGGGCATGGCGGAGACGTCGGGGCTCTCTCCAGAAGATCTGAATCTTATAAACGCGCTGGAGGTCATCGCCTCATCCGAGCTCGTTTCGCCGCAGTGCTCCGGCATCGCCGCGTGGGGCGACTACTCTGCCGGCCCCCTCGTCTACGGGCGCAATTACGATTATTTGCCGTGGTTCAAGGAGCTCAGCGAAGACCTCGCCCTCGTCGCCTTCCACCCCGCCGACGGCTCGCTTTCGGTGGCGGCGCTCGGCTACGCGGGAGAGATATACGCCGTGAACGCGATGAACGAAACTGGGCTCTTCCTCGAGCTGAACAACGGTATGCCGTCGGGCGGCGCCCTCTGGTACGACAGCCGCGTACCGGCCGTCGCCGCGCTCTTCGGCTTTATGTTCGACTGTTCCACGCTCGACGAGATCGAAAGCGCCTTCCAGACGACGAGGGCGAACTTCGCCTACATAGTCGGCGTAGCGGACGGCCAGACCGCGCGCTGCTTCGAGTGGCCGGTCTTCGACGTAAAGCTGCGCCTCTCCCATTCGCGCCCCGGGCTCACCGTTCTGACGAACCATTTTACGGAATTTTCATGGGGGCTTCCGCGCCCCGACGACAAAACATACTGGATGACGCGGACGCGCCGCCAGAATCTCCTCAACCTCGCGAAGCACTTCAAAGGCACGATAAACGAGACCGTCATGAAAAACATCATGGACACGAAGATCGACGAGCTCGGCGCCACGACGGAGCAGACCCTCTACCAGCTCGTGGCCGTGCCGGAAAGATATGAGCTCTGGTTCAAGATACCCGAAGAGCAGGAATGGACTCAAATCGATATGAAGTCGATTCTGAAGCCTAGGGAGGACTGA
- the rsmG gene encoding 16S rRNA (guanine(527)-N(7))-methyltransferase RsmG: MMESIGVEKIKKIVSENEGKLRRYVELLIKANELARLTGPSDEETLWNAHIIDCAYALPLLPERGSAIDVGTGGGLPGIVWAVCRKELKVTLLDSISRKCAQLERIAGLMALGNVTVVCSRSEDYAKKSGANYDVAAARALCSAGILAEYLAPFVKRKGRLIAFKGPKAREELDAVGGKWGRLGLSQPEPVHYRLADMDRYFVIWEKASPMPKGYPRRPGMAEKFPWYLAGKK, from the coding sequence ATGATGGAAAGCATCGGCGTTGAAAAAATAAAGAAAATAGTTTCTGAAAACGAGGGGAAGCTGAGGCGCTACGTCGAACTTTTGATAAAGGCCAACGAGCTGGCGCGCCTCACGGGGCCCTCCGACGAGGAGACGCTTTGGAACGCCCATATAATAGACTGCGCCTACGCCCTTCCGCTGCTGCCGGAGCGCGGCAGTGCGATAGACGTGGGCACCGGCGGCGGGCTGCCGGGAATCGTCTGGGCCGTCTGCCGGAAAGAGCTTAAAGTGACGCTGCTCGACAGCATATCGCGCAAATGCGCGCAGCTGGAGAGGATCGCCGGGCTTATGGCTCTGGGGAACGTGACCGTCGTCTGCTCGCGCTCGGAGGACTACGCGAAAAAGAGCGGCGCCAATTACGATGTCGCCGCGGCGCGCGCCCTCTGCTCCGCCGGGATACTTGCGGAGTATCTCGCGCCGTTCGTGAAGCGGAAGGGGCGTCTGATAGCGTTCAAGGGGCCCAAGGCCCGGGAAGAGCTCGATGCCGTCGGCGGAAAGTGGGGCAGGCTTGGGCTGTCGCAGCCGGAGCCCGTCCACTACAGGCTCGCCGACATGGACAGATATTTCGTGATATGGGAGAAAGCTTCGCCTATGCCGAAAGGCTACCCGAGGCGCCCCGGCATGGCCGAAAAGTTCCCCTGGTATCTCGCCGGGAAAAAGTGA
- the ilvD gene encoding dihydroxy-acid dehydratase has product MKYKSAEFLEELSFKETRALYKSMGRSDADLKGPMIGVANSWSELVTGHFNLRQLSEFVKRGVYRAGGTAVEFGVIGACDGLASGHDGMKYILPSRELIASDIETMARAHNLDGLVMLGACDKIVPGMLMAAARLDIPAIMAVSGPMLGGAEFDGRKSDSTSLAEAVGMYEAGRCGMEELERLEDTACPTCGSCSFYGTANSMGALSEAMGMSLSGSALIPAVYAERLRSSESTGRKIVELVNKGITARKIITEEALENAAAVMLATGASTNCVMHLCAIAYAAGLDPQKIFAAIDALSEKIPLVAKVNPASEYDMEAFYRAGGVPQVMKEIIKFLNAGTLTVSGEPLAKNLEKFKNPYGVDRRVIKSAKEPFSREKGLCILHGNLAPEGAVAKPAAMDPSMFRFTGPARVFDGEEAANHAILAGEVEPGCVVVVRYEGPKGGPGMREMFHAMKFLYGMGLAKKVALITDGRFSGTNGGCYVGHISPEAAEGGPLAALRDGDVITIDIDKKEISAALSAAETAERLRGRRAPARDVPHGWLEIYAKLASSAAEGAVMKIR; this is encoded by the coding sequence ATGAAATATAAAAGCGCCGAGTTCTTAGAGGAACTAAGCTTCAAAGAGACGCGCGCGCTGTACAAATCGATGGGGCGCTCGGACGCGGACCTCAAGGGACCGATGATCGGCGTCGCGAATTCGTGGAGCGAACTCGTAACTGGGCATTTCAACCTGAGACAGCTCTCAGAATTCGTAAAGAGGGGCGTTTACAGGGCCGGAGGCACGGCCGTCGAATTCGGCGTTATAGGCGCGTGCGACGGCCTCGCCTCCGGGCACGACGGCATGAAGTATATCCTGCCTTCGCGCGAGCTCATCGCGAGCGACATAGAGACGATGGCGCGCGCGCACAACTTGGACGGCCTCGTGATGCTCGGAGCCTGCGACAAGATAGTGCCCGGCATGCTTATGGCGGCGGCGCGTCTCGACATTCCGGCGATAATGGCCGTAAGCGGCCCTATGCTCGGCGGCGCGGAGTTCGACGGACGCAAAAGCGACTCCACGTCGCTGGCGGAAGCGGTCGGAATGTACGAGGCGGGAAGGTGCGGGATGGAGGAGCTCGAAAGGCTCGAAGATACGGCGTGTCCGACTTGCGGCTCCTGCTCCTTTTACGGCACCGCTAACTCCATGGGCGCGCTCTCCGAAGCCATGGGCATGTCCCTCTCCGGCTCGGCGCTCATCCCGGCGGTGTACGCCGAGCGGCTTCGTTCTTCCGAAAGTACCGGCCGTAAAATCGTCGAGCTCGTAAACAAAGGGATAACGGCGCGGAAGATAATCACGGAGGAGGCGCTCGAAAACGCGGCCGCTGTGATGCTCGCGACGGGGGCGTCGACTAACTGCGTGATGCACCTCTGCGCGATAGCTTACGCGGCCGGGCTCGATCCGCAGAAAATTTTCGCCGCGATCGACGCGCTGAGTGAAAAAATCCCGCTCGTCGCCAAGGTCAACCCGGCGTCCGAATACGACATGGAGGCGTTTTACCGCGCCGGAGGGGTACCGCAGGTCATGAAGGAGATAATAAAATTCCTGAACGCCGGCACCCTCACCGTAAGCGGCGAGCCGCTTGCGAAAAACCTTGAAAAATTCAAAAACCCTTACGGCGTAGACAGGCGCGTGATAAAAAGCGCGAAGGAGCCGTTCAGCAGAGAGAAGGGGCTGTGCATACTGCACGGCAACTTGGCTCCGGAGGGAGCCGTCGCTAAGCCGGCCGCGATGGACCCGTCGATGTTCCGCTTCACGGGGCCGGCGCGCGTCTTCGACGGCGAGGAAGCGGCCAACCACGCGATACTCGCCGGAGAGGTCGAGCCGGGCTGCGTCGTCGTCGTGCGTTACGAGGGGCCTAAGGGCGGCCCGGGGATGCGCGAGATGTTCCACGCCATGAAATTCCTCTACGGCATGGGGCTCGCGAAAAAGGTCGCCCTGATAACGGACGGGCGCTTCTCCGGTACGAACGGCGGCTGCTACGTGGGGCACATATCTCCCGAGGCGGCGGAAGGCGGCCCGCTTGCCGCGCTGCGCGACGGGGACGTGATCACGATAGATATCGATAAGAAGGAAATATCGGCGGCGCTGAGCGCGGCGGAGACCGCCGAAAGGCTCAGGGGGCGCCGCGCGCCCGCGCGTGACGTTCCGCACGGCTGGCTTGAGATCTACGCGAAGCTCGCCTCCTCGGCGGCGGAGGGCGCCGTGATGAAAATAAGATAA
- a CDS encoding GntR family transcriptional regulator: MRSNKDRASWMKAYRWIAEKIDSGELKMGETLPETFLAEEIGVSRTPVREALRMLEQDGYVKIVPSKGAFVSEISMEDVHEICEIRKLLEPFAALTAAKRIPGGEIAEMSEEWELFAKAAKKKGALDSSSIADSDLKLHFTVAKYATNKRIGEILMNYHVQIKRFQHLSVQSLADIQNSIKQHLAIIECMKRRNPEELRSCLYEHIVNSEGYIIRDYFLHHGSSAQSAKDEI, translated from the coding sequence ATGCGCTCAAATAAGGATCGGGCGAGCTGGATGAAGGCCTATCGCTGGATAGCGGAGAAAATCGATTCCGGCGAGTTAAAAATGGGAGAAACTCTGCCCGAGACTTTTCTCGCGGAGGAGATAGGCGTGAGCCGCACGCCCGTGCGCGAGGCGCTGCGCATGCTCGAACAGGACGGCTATGTGAAGATCGTGCCGTCGAAGGGCGCGTTCGTGTCGGAAATATCGATGGAGGACGTGCACGAGATCTGCGAAATAAGAAAGCTGCTCGAACCCTTCGCGGCGCTCACAGCGGCGAAGAGGATCCCCGGCGGCGAGATCGCGGAGATGTCGGAGGAGTGGGAGCTCTTCGCAAAGGCGGCGAAGAAAAAGGGCGCTCTGGATTCCTCTTCTATTGCGGACAGCGACCTGAAGCTGCACTTCACCGTCGCGAAATACGCGACAAACAAGCGTATCGGCGAAATACTCATGAATTACCACGTACAGATAAAGCGCTTTCAGCACCTTTCGGTGCAGTCCCTGGCGGACATACAGAACTCGATAAAGCAGCATCTCGCGATAATAGAGTGCATGAAGCGCAGGAATCCGGAGGAACTCCGCAGCTGCCTTTACGAGCATATCGTGAACAGCGAGGGATATATAATAAGGGATTATTTCCTCCATCACGGGTCATCGGCGCAGAGCGCGAAAGATGAAATATAA
- a CDS encoding nickel pincer cofactor-dependent isomerase, group 22 — MPLLLKEDMERKLPKMYEVRQMFERERLEDVGGAVLDELKKPEIRNAVARGEKIAVAVGSRGIRNLPVIVGAVVDGLKAAGAEPFIVSAMGSHGGGSEEGQRDVLYGYGVTPEAMGAPVVTSVDSLLIGRTENGVPIYFDAAALSADGIVPVNRVKLHTDFVGPIQSGLCKMLTVGLGNQRGCSAIHEVASEDMSFTIESAARAIIEKAPLRFGVAVLENAYDETAAVEAIAAEKIISREKELLEIAAKNMPYIMLPEADVIVCENIGKDISGAGFDPNILGRSSVLKTFVLPIPRYQRLVLLGVTPASHGNGIGIGLFDVVTKKAVSALDLESMYANAIACRCIGDASIPCTADDEETAVRVALKCCRGIDRDHPKIIKIKDTLHLETIEVSEALLDEVKANPKMQITQQKGGRSCS, encoded by the coding sequence ATGCCGTTGCTATTGAAAGAAGATATGGAAAGAAAGCTCCCGAAAATGTATGAGGTCCGTCAGATGTTCGAGCGCGAGAGGCTCGAAGATGTCGGCGGAGCCGTGCTAGACGAATTAAAAAAGCCGGAGATTCGAAACGCCGTCGCGCGCGGAGAAAAAATCGCGGTCGCGGTCGGGAGCCGCGGGATAAGGAATCTTCCCGTCATCGTCGGCGCCGTCGTCGACGGGCTTAAGGCGGCGGGGGCCGAGCCGTTCATCGTCTCCGCGATGGGCAGCCACGGTGGCGGCAGCGAAGAGGGGCAGCGCGACGTGCTTTACGGCTACGGCGTCACGCCGGAGGCGATGGGCGCGCCGGTCGTGACCTCTGTGGATTCTCTTTTGATAGGACGGACCGAAAACGGCGTCCCCATCTATTTCGACGCTGCGGCGCTCAGCGCGGACGGGATCGTTCCCGTCAACCGAGTCAAGCTCCACACGGACTTCGTCGGGCCGATACAGAGTGGCCTCTGCAAGATGCTGACCGTCGGTCTCGGGAACCAGCGGGGCTGCTCGGCTATACACGAGGTCGCCTCCGAAGATATGTCCTTTACGATCGAAAGCGCGGCTCGCGCGATAATTGAAAAGGCGCCGCTCCGCTTCGGCGTCGCGGTGCTGGAAAACGCCTACGACGAAACGGCCGCGGTCGAAGCGATAGCCGCGGAGAAAATTATTTCGCGCGAGAAGGAGCTACTGGAAATCGCGGCGAAGAATATGCCTTACATCATGCTGCCGGAGGCGGACGTAATAGTCTGCGAAAATATCGGCAAGGATATATCCGGCGCCGGCTTCGACCCGAATATCTTAGGCAGGAGCTCGGTGCTGAAGACGTTCGTCCTTCCGATCCCGCGCTATCAGCGCCTCGTGCTGCTCGGCGTGACGCCGGCGAGCCACGGCAACGGGATCGGGATAGGGCTCTTCGACGTGGTGACGAAAAAGGCGGTCTCCGCGCTCGACCTCGAGTCGATGTACGCGAACGCGATCGCGTGCCGCTGCATCGGCGACGCGAGCATCCCCTGCACCGCTGATGACGAAGAGACAGCCGTGCGGGTCGCCCTCAAATGCTGCCGCGGAATCGACAGGGATCATCCAAAGATCATAAAAATAAAAGACACCCTGCATCTGGAGACTATCGAAGTTTCCGAAGCTCTGCTCGACGAAGTTAAAGCAAATCCGAAAATGCAAATCACACAACAGAAAGGCGGACGGTCATGTTCTTAA
- a CDS encoding aconitase X catalytic domain-containing protein, with translation MFLTDEEKSILDGERGAGYQKAMELIYALGLTFDAEKLIPIKRAHVALSGQEGDTYWCELLVNGGAVCAVPPTTNPYWDTAYLTKFFDVTREELELAERTGDAYRRIGAKLTYHCAPGLGTNVPFFGEHVAFSESSATPYVNGALGARSNRESSVSALAAAVIGKTPLYGYHLDECRRGDFLIDVDADMPECYDWGILGHCVGKIAGSRNPVLRFKNTPRPGQEDFLYFGAEAATSGAVAMYHMVGVTPEAPTLEAAFGGRKIPSAECVITNKELKAEEDSLTPATGEINLVMLGCPHYTYNQLLEVERLFAGRRVNGSTAFWILAEAGAVELAERSHLRQRLELLGVRMVGDTCIDEPCWKSFEGSLGVTDSPKCAYYRERRGQPFAIRRLSVCVEAAVKGRLD, from the coding sequence ATGTTCTTAACAGATGAAGAAAAAAGTATCCTCGACGGCGAGAGGGGCGCGGGATACCAGAAGGCTATGGAGCTCATCTACGCCCTCGGCCTCACCTTCGACGCCGAAAAGCTGATTCCCATCAAGCGCGCGCACGTCGCGCTGAGCGGGCAGGAGGGGGACACATACTGGTGCGAGCTCCTCGTGAACGGCGGAGCCGTCTGCGCCGTACCCCCGACGACGAACCCTTATTGGGACACGGCGTATCTGACGAAGTTCTTCGACGTGACGCGGGAAGAGCTCGAGCTCGCGGAGCGCACCGGCGACGCCTACCGCAGGATAGGCGCGAAGCTGACCTATCACTGCGCGCCGGGGCTCGGCACAAACGTGCCCTTCTTCGGCGAGCACGTCGCCTTCTCGGAATCGAGCGCCACCCCCTACGTGAACGGTGCTCTCGGCGCCCGCTCGAACAGAGAGTCCTCCGTCAGCGCGCTGGCCGCGGCCGTCATAGGTAAGACGCCGCTCTACGGCTATCACCTCGACGAATGCCGCAGGGGGGATTTCCTCATCGACGTCGACGCCGATATGCCGGAGTGCTACGATTGGGGCATCCTCGGCCACTGCGTCGGAAAGATCGCCGGCTCGCGCAACCCGGTCCTCCGCTTTAAAAACACCCCGCGCCCCGGGCAGGAGGATTTTCTCTACTTCGGAGCCGAGGCGGCGACGAGCGGGGCGGTCGCGATGTACCACATGGTGGGCGTCACGCCCGAAGCTCCGACGCTTGAAGCGGCGTTCGGAGGTAGAAAGATACCTTCCGCTGAGTGCGTCATAACGAACAAAGAGCTGAAGGCCGAGGAAGATTCGCTGACGCCGGCAACAGGAGAGATAAACCTCGTGATGCTCGGCTGTCCGCACTATACTTACAACCAGCTCCTCGAAGTTGAAAGGCTCTTCGCAGGCAGGCGCGTGAACGGCAGCACGGCCTTCTGGATACTCGCCGAGGCCGGCGCCGTAGAGCTCGCCGAGCGCTCGCATCTGCGCCAGCGCCTCGAGCTCCTCGGCGTGCGCATGGTCGGCGACACCTGCATCGACGAGCCGTGCTGGAAATCCTTCGAAGGGAGCCTCGGCGTCACCGACTCGCCGAAGTGCGCCTACTACAGAGAGCGCCGCGGGCAGCCCTTCGCGATACGCAGGCTGTCCGTGTGCGTCGAAGCGGCGGTCAAAGGGAGGCTTGACTGA
- a CDS encoding aconitase X swivel domain-containing protein: MDNVKVYKCRSIVRGRGEGEAVVSKDAMCFYLTDPKTGTVIERNHAIQGKSIAGKVLVVQSGKGSSVVQVDGFYQLWVKNNLPKAIILKETEPVIVSSAVMTGCTMVDQMEVDPYEAIHDGDYVEVDADKGEVRVKKKKRE; encoded by the coding sequence ATGGACAACGTGAAGGTTTACAAATGCCGTTCGATAGTCCGCGGCAGGGGAGAGGGAGAGGCGGTCGTTTCCAAAGACGCGATGTGCTTCTACCTGACGGACCCGAAAACGGGAACGGTCATCGAGAGAAATCACGCGATACAGGGGAAGAGCATAGCCGGAAAGGTCCTCGTGGTGCAGTCCGGCAAAGGCAGCTCGGTCGTCCAGGTCGACGGCTTTTACCAGCTTTGGGTGAAGAACAACCTGCCTAAAGCCATCATCCTCAAAGAGACAGAGCCGGTGATAGTTTCATCCGCGGTCATGACGGGCTGTACGATGGTGGACCAGATGGAAGTCGATCCCTACGAGGCAATCCACGACGGAGACTACGTCGAAGTCGACGCCGACAAGGGCGAGGTTAGGGTTAAAAAGAAGAAGCGCGAGTAG
- a CDS encoding (2Fe-2S)-binding protein: MEEVFKPICVEVNDVSYHRMVKTSVSLLDFIREELKLKGTKKSCDNGECGACTVIMNDELVYSCQILAVQANGAKITTIEGIATNAKLHPIQEALIDEGAVQCGFCTPGMVLAIKKLLEEYPNPTDEQIRYGLAGNVCRCTGYVAIEKAVKKAAAVLRG; this comes from the coding sequence ATGGAAGAGGTCTTCAAACCAATCTGCGTGGAAGTGAACGACGTTTCTTATCACCGTATGGTAAAAACATCTGTCTCTCTATTGGACTTTATTCGAGAGGAACTTAAGCTAAAGGGAACAAAAAAAAGCTGTGACAACGGCGAATGCGGTGCTTGTACTGTTATCATGAACGATGAACTAGTGTACTCCTGCCAGATTTTAGCGGTGCAAGCTAATGGCGCCAAAATCACCACAATCGAAGGGATCGCCACTAATGCGAAATTGCATCCGATCCAAGAGGCCTTGATAGACGAAGGTGCCGTTCAGTGCGGTTTTTGCACGCCAGGCATGGTGCTGGCCATTAAGAAACTGCTTGAAGAATATCCTAACCCTACGGACGAGCAAATTCGTTATGGGTTGGCAGGAAACGTTTGCCGTTGCACTGGCTATGTGGCAATCGAGAAGGCAGTGAAAAAGGCAGCGGCTGTTCTTAGGGGGTAA